From a single Oreochromis niloticus isolate F11D_XX linkage group LG3, O_niloticus_UMD_NMBU, whole genome shotgun sequence genomic region:
- the LOC106096783 gene encoding NLR family CARD domain-containing protein 3 — translation MDECEDREEEVPPSKRARKSQSKARRNEPGLAPSSVSLKSVQSKHEGIKFKDQQASAAERLIPEEPVQEKQLEPPALTASSAEEKLARMQTQFVLRVPSEILKQLVEALVTDCVLNDLEKESILMEDVGENEKRIRVREERARCFIDEVKNKGNNACEKMIRHLQTKDPALSSLLHLYSDTSAHQDVIQSCQPKVKSALKKKFQCVFEGIAKAGIPTLLNQIYTELYITEGGTAEVNYEHEVIQIEAESRKLDRPETTIGEENLFKASHGRNEPIRTVLTKGVAGIGKTVLTQKYTLDWAEDKANQDIQFIFPFTFRELNMLKQKKFSLVELVHHFFTETKEAGICSFEDFQVVFIFDGLDECRPPLDFHNTESVTDVTVPTAVNVLLTNLIRGKLLPYAHIWITTRPAAADQIPPEYVHRVTEVRGFTDPQKEEYFRKRFRDEEQASRIISHIKTSRSLHIMCHIPVFCWITATVLEDVLKAREGGQLPKTLTEMYIHFLVVQAKVKKIKYDGGAETDPHWSPDSRKMMESLGKLAFDQLQKGNLIFYESDLTECGIDIRAASVYSGVFTQIFKEERGLYQDKVFCFIHLSVQEFLAALHVHLTFINSGVNLLEEQKTTSQKPETKEFAETDFYQSAVNKALQSPNGHLDFFLRFLLGLSLQTSQILLQGLLTQTESSSQTNQETVQYIKEKLSENLSAEKSINLFHCLNELNDCSLMEEIQQSLRSGSLSTDKLSPAQWSALVFILLSSEKDLDVFDLKKYSASEKALLRLLPVVKASNKVLLSGCSLSQRSCEALCSVLNLHSSSLRELDLSYNNVQDSGVNKLFVGVESPHSKLETLRLNVCNLSERSCKTLSSVLNSHSSSLRELDLSDNNLQDSGVKKLSVGINTSHCILEILRLSGCNLSESSCEALSSVLNSQSSSLREFHLNNNDLQDSGMKKLSVGLESPNCKLEILRLSGCLITDEGCSYLASALSANPSHLRVLDLSYNHPGDSGMKVLLAGLKDPHWRLDTLRVEPAGVQWLRPGLIV, via the exons ATGGATGAGTGTGAGGACAGGGAGGAGgaagtccctccctctaaaagagCCAGAAAGAGCCAGAGCAAAGCTcggag gaacgaACCTGGACTTgcacccagctctgtgtcccTAAAGAGTGTCCAGTCTAAACATGAAGGTATTAAATTTAAAGACCAGCAGgcatctgctgcagagag ATTAATACCAGAGGAACCAGTACAGGAGAAGCAGCTGGAGCCTCCAGCATTGACTGCTTCATCAGCAG AGGAGAAGCTTGCCAGGATGCAGacacagtttgttttaagaGTGCCATCAGAAATCCTTAAACAGCTCGTTGAGGCTCTTGTGACAGATTGTGTTTTGAATGACTTGGAGAAAGAATCAATACTGATGGAGGATGTtggagaaaatgaaaagagGATCAGAGTCAGAGAAGAGAGGGCTCGCTGCTTCATTGATGAAGTGAAGAATAAAGGAAACAACGCCTGTGAGAAAATGATCAGACATCTTCAGACCAAAGATCCagctctctcctctctgctgcaTTTATACTCGGATACATCTGCTCATCAAG atgtCATTCAGAGTTGTCAACCTAAAGTTAAGTCTgcactgaagaagaagttccagtgtgtgtttgaggggattgCCAAAGCAGGAatcccaacccttctgaatcagatctacacagagctctacatcacagagggagggactgcagaggtcaattaTGAACATGAGGTCATACAGATTGAAGCAGAATCTAGGAAActagacagaccagaaacaacaatcgGAGAGGAAAACCTCTTTAAAGCCTCACATGGAAGaaatgaaccaatcagaacagtgctgacaaagggggtggctggcattgggaaaacagtcttaacacagaaatacaccctggactgggctgaagacaaagccaaccaggacatccagttcatatttccattcactttcagagagctgaatatgctaaaacagaaaaagttcagcttggtggaacttgttcatcacttctttactgaaaccaaagaagcaggaatctgcagctttgaagacttccaggttgtgttcatctttgatggtctcgATGAGTGTCGCCCTCCCCTGGACTTCCACAACACTGAGAGTGTGACTGATGTTACAGTGCCCACTGCAGTTAATGTACTTCTCACAAACCtgatcagggggaaactgcttccctatGCTCAtatctggataaccacacgacctgcagcagctgaTCAGATCCCCCCGGAGTATGTTCACAgagtgacagaggtcagagggttcactgatccacagaaggaggagtacttcaggaagagattcagagatgaggagcaggccagcaggatcatctcccacatcaagacatcacgaagcctccacatcatgtgccacatcccagtcttctgctggatcactgctacagttctggaggatgtgctgaaagcaagagagggaggacagctgcccaagaccctgactgagatgtacatccacttcttGGTGGtccaggccaaagtgaagaagatcaagtatgatggaggagctgagacagatccacactggagtccagacagtaggaagatgatggagtctctgggaaaactggcttttgatcagctgcagaaaggaaacctgatcttctatgaatcagacctgacagagtgtggcatcgatatcagagcagcctcagtgtactcaggagtgttcacacagatctttaaagaggagagaggactgtaccaggacaaggtgttctgcttcatccatctgagtgttcaggagtttctggctgctcttcatgtccatctgaccttcatcaactctggagtcAATTTGCtggaagaacaaaaaacaacctcCCAGAAGCCTGAGACCAAAGAATTTGCAGAGACAGATTtctaccagagtgctgtgaacaaggccttacaaagtccaaatggacacctggacttcttcctccgcttcctcctgggtctttcactacAGACCAGTCAGATTCTCCTGCAAggcctgctgacacagacagaaagTAGCTCACAGACTAATCAGGAAACAGTGCAGTACATCAaggagaagctcagtgagaatctgtctgcagagaaaagcatcaatctgttccactgtctgaatgaactgaatgattgtTCTCtaatggaggagatccaacagtccctgagatcaggaagtctctccacagataaactttctcctgctcagtggtcagcccTGGttttcatcttactgtcatcagaaaaagatctggatgtgtttgaccttaagaaatactctgcttcagagaaggctcttctgaggctgttGCCAGTGGtgaaagcctccaacaaagttCT actaAGTGGTTGTAGTCTCTCACAAAGAAGCTGCGAAGCTTTGTGCTCAGTTCTCAACTTACATTCCtctagtctgagagagctggacctgagttaCAACAAtgtgcaggattcaggagtgaataAGCTTTTTGTTGGAGTAGAGAGTCCGCATTCtaaactggaaactctcag ACTGAATGTCTGTAACCTCTCGGAGAGAAGCTGTAAGACTCTTTCCTCAGTTCTGAACTCACATTCCTCTAGTCTGAGAGAGCTTGACCTGAGTGACAACAATCTGCAGGATTCCGGCGTGAAGAAGCTTTCTGTTGGAATCAACACATCACATTGTATACTAGAAATTCTTAG actgagtggctgtaacctctCAGAAAGTAGCTGTGAAGCTCTTTCCTCGGTTCTCAACTCCCAATCATCTAGTCTGAGAGAGTTTCACCTAAACAACAatgacctgcaggattcaggcaTGAAGAAACTGTCTGTTGGTTTGGAGAGTCCAAATTGTAAACTGGAAATTCTCAG actgtcaggctgtctgatcacagatgAAGGCTGTAGTTATCTGGCCTCTGCCCTGAGTGCCAACCCCTCCCACCTGAGAGTGCTGGACCTGAGTTACAATCATCCAGGCGACTCCGGAATGAAGGTGCTGTtggctggactgaaggatccacactggagactggacactctcag ggtggagcctgctggagtccaatggttgagaccaggtctga TCGTTTAA